A DNA window from Desulfovibrio intestinalis contains the following coding sequences:
- the mazG gene encoding nucleoside triphosphate pyrophosphohydrolase: MEKNAVEELQGIIDKLTSPEGCPWDKEQTAQTLADYVIEESHELVSAIRSGNVADIREELGDVAFLLLFVARLYEKDGQFTFADALNNNKAKMIRRHPHVFGDTVFDSLDEQLKAWEKIKRAEHADEDGKPKGLYDSLPESLPPLLKAYRIHSKAARVGFTWPEDEEVEQQVEAEWLEWLDASANNDAEAQKHELGDLLFSITELGRRKGIKASEALDLATRRFLKRFARMEELARQQGQDFAALSLDEKDELWNTAKAEEEAKS; the protein is encoded by the coding sequence ATGGAAAAGAACGCAGTTGAAGAGTTGCAGGGTATCATTGACAAACTCACCAGCCCCGAAGGCTGCCCCTGGGATAAAGAGCAGACAGCCCAGACCCTGGCCGACTATGTGATTGAAGAAAGTCATGAGCTGGTCAGCGCCATCCGCTCCGGCAATGTGGCCGATATCCGCGAAGAACTCGGCGATGTGGCTTTTCTGCTGCTTTTTGTGGCCCGTCTGTATGAAAAAGATGGGCAGTTCACCTTTGCCGACGCCCTCAATAACAACAAGGCCAAGATGATCCGCCGCCACCCGCATGTCTTTGGCGATACGGTATTTGACAGTCTGGACGAACAGCTCAAGGCCTGGGAAAAAATCAAACGGGCCGAACATGCTGACGAAGACGGCAAGCCCAAGGGACTGTACGACAGCCTGCCCGAAAGCCTGCCTCCGCTGCTCAAGGCCTACCGCATCCATTCCAAAGCGGCCCGCGTTGGGTTCACCTGGCCGGAGGATGAAGAAGTGGAACAGCAAGTCGAAGCCGAATGGCTGGAATGGCTGGACGCCTCGGCCAACAACGATGCCGAAGCCCAAAAGCACGAACTGGGCGACCTGCTTTTCAGCATTACCGAACTGGGACGCCGCAAGGGCATCAAAGCCAGCGAAGCCCTTGATCTCGCTACCCGCCGCTTTTTGAAGCGCTTTGCCAGAATGGAAGAACTGGCCCGTCAGCAGGGACAGGACTTTGCAGCTTTGAGCCTCGACGAAAAGGACGAACTGTGGAATACGGCCAAGGCAGAGGAAGAGGCCAAGTCCTGA